In the Oryza glaberrima chromosome 6, OglaRS2, whole genome shotgun sequence genome, one interval contains:
- the LOC127777094 gene encoding DNA-dependent metalloprotease WSS1 translates to MEVGDLHKVWEIRALKRKPDEPAARALLDRVAKQVQPIMRRRKWRVKVLSEFSPKNPRLLGLNVGGGVEVKLRLRHAGRDYDFIPYEEVLDTMLHELCHIARGPHDAQFYKLWDELRKECEELVSKGITGSGQGFDGTGRRLGGFTVHPPPPSLRQATLAAAQKRARNGALLPSGPRKLGGNNDIMSALSPIQAAAMAAERRMYDDLWCGSHDQSGIDDSEDVVILEDTPNLPTQLGKSTKDGFSSSSENPSTSSGFPTAAQNGSSSCRITIDAGDSSLWECVACTLLNQPLAPICEVCSAAKPKTTKAKYATWSCKFCTLENSTKIDKCSACDQWRYSHGPPAATYCPSYD, encoded by the exons atggaggtCGGGGACCTGCACAAGGTGTGGGAGATCCGCGCGCTCAAGAGAAAGCCCGACgagcccgccgcccgcgcgctccTCGACCGCGTCGCCAAGCAGGTCCAGCCCATCATGCGCCGCCGCAAGTGGCGCGTCAAGGTCCTCTCCGAGTTCTC GCCGAAGAACCCGAGGCTGCTGGGGCTCAACGTCGGCGGGGGAGTCGAGGTGAAGCTGCGGCTGCGGCACGCGGGACGGGACTACGACTTCATCCCCTACGAGGAGGTGCTCGACACCATGCTCCACGAGCTCTGCCACATCGCGCGGGGCCCCCACGACGCGCAGTTCTACAAGCTCTGGGATGAGCTCCGCAAG GAATGTGAAGAACTTGTTTCCAAGGGTATCACTGGATCAGGCCAAGGATTTGATGGTACAGGTCGGCGGTTAGGTGGGTTTACAGTACACCCACCGCCACCATCTTTAAGGCAAGCAACATTAGCTGCAGCACAGAAACGGGCAAGGAATGGAGCTCTTTTGCCATCCGGTCCTAGAAAGCTTGGTGGAAATAATGATATTATGAGTGCTCTTAGTCCAATACAAGCCGCTGCAATGGCTGCTGAAAGGAGAATGTATGACGATTTGTGGTGTGGATCGCACGATCAATCTGGCATTGATGATTCAGAAGACGTTGTTATTCTTGAGGATACACCTAACTTGCCAACGCAGCTTGGGAAAAGCACAAAGGATGGCTTTTCTAGCAGTTCTGAGAATCCCAGCACATCTTCGGGATTTCCCACAGCAGCACAGAATGGATCCTCTTCTTGTAGGATAACAATCGATGCAGGAGATAGTTCTCTATGGGAGTGTGTTGCTTGCACACTTCTAAATCAG CCTCTGGCACCAATCTGTGAAGTTTGTAGCGCAGCTAAACCTAAAACCACGAAGGCCAAATATGCAACCTGGTCCTGTAAATTCTGTACTCTAGAAAACAGTACTAAGATTGACAAATGTTCAGCATGCGATCAATGGAGATATTCACATGGACCACCTGCAGCCACATATTGTCCAAGCTATGATTGA
- the LOC127777095 gene encoding mitogen-activated protein kinase kinase 5-like has translation MRAGDMPGRGARRRPDLTLPMPQRDAPTSLAVPLPLPPAATTTTSAPPAGGAMHPPASAGAAPPPPPEELERVRRVGSGAGGTVWMVRHRGTGKEYALKVLYGNHDDAVRRQIAREIAILRTAEHPAVVRCHDMYERGGELQILLEYMDGGSLDGRRIADERFLADVARQVLSGIAYLHRRHIVHRDIKPSNLLINSARRVKIADFGVGRILNQTMDPCNSSVGTIAYMSPERINTDLNDGAYDGYAGDIWSFGLSILEFYMGKFPFGENLGKQGDWAALMCAICYSDPPEPPAAVSPEFRSFVGYCLQKNPAKRPSAAQLMQHPFVAGPQPQPLAAPPPSS, from the coding sequence ATGCGTGCGGGCGACATGCCGGGGCGGggggctcgccgtcgcccggATCTCACCCTCCCGATGCCGCAGCGCGACGCGCCGACGTCGCTCGCCgtgccgctcccgctcccgccggcggcgacgacgacgacatccgcGCCTCCCGCGGGAGGGGCGATGCACCCACCGGCGTCGGCgggggccgcgccgccgccgccgccggaggagctGGAACGGGTGAGGCGGGTGGGGAGCGGGGCAGGGGGGACGGTGTGGATGGTGCGCCACCGCGGCACGGGCAAGGAGTACGCGCTCAAGGTGCTCTACGGCAACCACGACGACGCGGTGCGGCGCCAGATCGCGCGCGAGATCGCCATCCTCCGCACCGCCGAGCACCCGGCGGTGGTGCGGTGCCACGACATgtacgagcgcggcggcgagctgcagATCCTGCTCGAGTACATGGACGGCGGGTCCCTCGacggccgccgcatcgccgaCGAGCGGTTCCTCGCCGACGTCGCGCGCCAGGTGCTCTCCGGGATCGCctacctccaccgccgccacatcgtccaccgcgacatcaagcCGTCCAACCTCCTCATCAACTCCGCGCGCCGCGTCAAGATCGCCGACTTCGGCGTCGGCCGCATCCTCAACCAGACCATGGATCCCTGCAACTCCTCCGTCGGCACCATCGCCTACATGAGCCCCGAGCGCATCAACACCGACCTCAACGACGGCGCCTACGATGGCTACGCCGGCGACATCTGGAGCTTCGGCCTCAGCATCCTAGAGTTTTACATGGGAAAATTCCCCTTCGGTGAGAATCTTGGCAAGCAGGGTGACTGGGCCGCGCTCATGTGCGCCATCTGCTACTCCGACcctcccgagccgcccgccgccgtctcgccggAGTTCAGAAGCTTCGTCGGCTACTGCCTTCAGAAGAATCCGGCGAAGCGGCCGTCCGCCGCGCAGCTGATGCAGCACCCGTTCGTCGCCGGACCGCAGCCACAGCCactcgccgccccgccgccatcgtcgtga